The following are encoded in a window of Rhodothermaceae bacterium genomic DNA:
- a CDS encoding aldehyde dehydrogenase family protein has product MNVRTALSSLGISDVGPGLIIGSSADPGQGPRIEVHSPIDGSLIQHVGSATSAEVARGCEAAHHAFLSWRVVPAPRRGELVRQLGQILREHKEELGYLVTLEAGKIQSEAEGEVQEMIDVCDFATGLSRQLYGFTIQSERPQHRLMEQWHPLGAIGVISAFNFPAAVWSWNAALALVCGDSVVWKPSEKTPLTAWACHNLLMRVVRDFEDAPDALSVVINGGRDVGEALVDSAYLPLISATGSIAMGRAVGQRVAKRLGRSLLELGGNNALIVAPGANMDLAVKAITFAAVGTAGQRCTTLRRLIVHKSVKDELLSRLLRTWGSIRIGDPRESDVLVGPLIDEGAAKAMERALASATEQGGQVHGGGRVTADVPSGGVYVRPTLIEISSEAPIVQTETFAPICYVHEYDQLEEAIRIQNDVPQGLSSAIFTDSVVEAEIFCGPAGSDCGIANVNIGTSGAEIGGAFGGEKETGGGRESGSDSWKHYMRRATNTVNYGKDLPLAQGVEFV; this is encoded by the coding sequence ATGAACGTACGAACCGCTCTCAGTTCACTTGGAATATCTGATGTGGGACCTGGGCTTATCATTGGCTCCTCTGCAGACCCCGGTCAGGGACCTCGCATAGAAGTTCATAGTCCCATTGATGGCAGCCTGATTCAGCATGTTGGCTCGGCAACTTCGGCAGAAGTAGCACGAGGCTGCGAGGCCGCACATCATGCGTTTCTTTCATGGCGGGTCGTTCCTGCGCCCCGTCGTGGAGAGCTGGTCCGTCAATTGGGGCAGATACTGCGAGAGCACAAAGAAGAGTTGGGCTACTTGGTCACCCTGGAGGCAGGTAAGATTCAATCAGAAGCGGAGGGGGAGGTGCAGGAGATGATTGATGTGTGTGATTTTGCCACTGGGCTGAGTCGCCAACTCTATGGGTTTACCATCCAAAGTGAACGTCCTCAGCATCGGCTGATGGAGCAGTGGCATCCTTTGGGTGCGATCGGTGTGATTTCGGCCTTTAATTTTCCTGCGGCTGTGTGGTCATGGAATGCTGCCTTGGCACTGGTCTGTGGGGATTCGGTAGTCTGGAAGCCTTCCGAGAAGACACCACTGACTGCATGGGCATGCCATAACCTTCTGATGAGAGTAGTCCGCGACTTTGAAGATGCTCCGGATGCGTTGAGTGTAGTAATCAATGGTGGTCGTGATGTAGGAGAGGCATTGGTTGACTCTGCATATTTGCCATTGATTTCGGCAACCGGGTCCATTGCAATGGGGCGGGCTGTAGGGCAACGTGTGGCCAAACGACTGGGGCGTTCATTGTTGGAACTTGGGGGCAATAATGCGCTCATCGTCGCTCCAGGTGCAAATATGGATCTCGCAGTGAAGGCAATTACCTTTGCTGCAGTGGGAACCGCAGGACAGCGATGTACGACGCTTCGCCGCCTAATTGTTCACAAAAGTGTAAAGGATGAGCTATTGTCACGTCTGCTCCGTACCTGGGGATCCATACGGATTGGGGATCCACGCGAAAGCGATGTGTTGGTAGGGCCCCTTATTGATGAGGGTGCAGCCAAGGCAATGGAGCGTGCATTGGCTTCGGCTACCGAGCAGGGAGGACAGGTCCATGGGGGAGGACGCGTCACAGCGGATGTCCCCTCCGGTGGTGTCTACGTGCGGCCTACGCTCATAGAAATTTCTTCCGAAGCACCGATTGTGCAAACAGAAACGTTTGCACCGATCTGTTATGTACACGAATATGATCAACTGGAGGAGGCAATCAGAATCCAGAATGATGTGCCACAGGGACTCTCGAGTGCAATCTTCACTGACAGCGTTGTAGAGGCTGAGATTTTTTGTGGGCCTGCAGGAAGTGACTGCGGAATTGCGAATGTAAATATTGGTACGAGCGGGGCTGAGATTGGTGGTGCCTTCGGAGGAGAAAAAGAAACCGGTGGAGGGCGTGAAAGTGGTTCGGATTCTTGGAAACATTATATGCGCAGAGCAACCAATACCGTGAATTATGGCAAAGACCTTCCCTTGGCACAGGGAGTAGAATTCGTATAA
- the infB gene encoding translation initiation factor IF-2 yields the protein MATTATGKKFRKVRLHKAAKELNLTVDTIVGHLSERGYTDALKGNGLNAAIVDEEAYLDLVDHYSEDREIRARVQELRAIRESELSDREPQPDVVAEEDEPPSDTAPDQEAVAEVADEPASLPEAEAVSEPDAEVSPEGIDSADEEEVVSEPEISEDVEAELSAEPVDEDEPSAEPVAADVEETPHLDAEHPEEAERVLSQEEETPEQDEPADEAADISPVGSEELAEFGEGESEEGVISADRYKLQGTKVLGRIDLKAVEGADEPGPKRRGKRKRKKVTASAKSVQEAAEKSAATTTPSKRKRKRKPKVDSEEVGQSVQETLRSMDQGNVRVRQRRRRARRQQRAEERMNIQIEQEEKAREIRVTEFVSTGELADLMGVQVTEIISMLLSSGMMVSINQRLDADTIAYVADEFGCTVEFITEFGADDIEVIEDDPEDLKPRAPVVTVMGHVDHGKTSLLDYVRNASVAAGESGGITQHIGAYKVALDGDRVVTFLDTPGHEAFTAMRARGAKVTDVVILVVAANDSVMPQTIEAINHAKAAGVALIIAINKIDLEQADVQRVMKELADYNVLVEQYGGNVQCAYVSAKTGEGIDDLLEKVLLEADLLELKGNPKRHAQGIVIESRLDRGRGNIATVLVQNGTLKIGDPFVAGVYGGRVRAMFDEWDNRIKSVGPSEPALVLGLPGQPTVGDQLAGVENESEAREIAQRRQQIWREQKMRQYKHVRLEDIGRRMALGDFSELNLIIKADVGGSVEAISDSLHKISTDEVAVSIIHAGVGAITESDVMLASASDAVIIGFQVRPTAGARAAAEREEIDIRTYSIIYDAIEDVRDALEGLLTPEETEKITGVAEVREVFKVPKIGSVAGCYISEGRIRRSDTVHVLRESIVIYKGRLASLRRFKEDVREVVSGYECGIGVENYNDIKIGDQIEAFEMVQTKRTLDVS from the coding sequence ATGGCAACGACTGCCACAGGAAAAAAATTCAGAAAAGTTCGGCTGCACAAAGCGGCCAAAGAACTGAATCTGACGGTTGATACGATTGTCGGTCATCTGAGCGAACGTGGATACACGGATGCGTTGAAAGGGAACGGGCTCAACGCAGCAATCGTCGATGAAGAGGCCTATCTCGATCTGGTAGATCACTATTCAGAAGACCGCGAGATCCGTGCCCGTGTACAGGAACTCCGTGCCATTCGGGAGTCAGAGTTGTCGGACAGGGAGCCGCAACCGGATGTAGTTGCAGAAGAGGATGAGCCGCCTTCAGATACTGCCCCAGATCAGGAAGCAGTTGCAGAAGTCGCGGATGAACCAGCCTCCCTTCCCGAAGCGGAGGCGGTTTCAGAGCCGGATGCGGAGGTCTCACCGGAGGGTATAGACTCCGCCGATGAAGAAGAGGTCGTATCGGAGCCGGAAATAAGTGAGGATGTGGAAGCTGAGTTATCTGCTGAGCCTGTTGATGAGGATGAACCGTCCGCGGAACCTGTGGCTGCGGATGTAGAGGAGACTCCACACTTAGACGCCGAACATCCAGAAGAGGCTGAGCGTGTTTTGAGTCAGGAGGAGGAAACCCCTGAGCAGGATGAGCCCGCAGATGAGGCAGCGGATATCAGCCCAGTTGGGTCAGAAGAATTGGCGGAATTTGGCGAAGGGGAGAGTGAAGAGGGTGTAATCTCGGCAGACAGATACAAGCTTCAGGGCACAAAAGTGCTGGGCAGGATTGATTTGAAGGCGGTTGAAGGGGCAGACGAGCCGGGCCCGAAGCGCCGAGGCAAGCGCAAACGCAAAAAAGTTACGGCATCGGCTAAATCTGTACAGGAAGCTGCAGAGAAGTCTGCAGCAACGACCACGCCTTCCAAGCGCAAGCGCAAACGTAAGCCCAAGGTAGATTCGGAAGAGGTTGGACAGTCCGTCCAGGAGACCCTCCGCTCTATGGATCAAGGCAATGTGCGGGTCCGCCAGCGTCGGCGAAGAGCACGTCGTCAGCAGCGCGCGGAAGAGCGTATGAATATCCAGATCGAGCAGGAAGAAAAAGCTCGTGAAATCCGTGTCACCGAATTTGTATCTACGGGTGAGCTCGCCGACCTGATGGGAGTCCAGGTGACGGAAATCATCAGCATGTTGCTCAGCTCCGGGATGATGGTCTCGATCAATCAGAGGCTGGATGCGGATACCATTGCTTATGTGGCGGATGAGTTCGGATGCACAGTTGAGTTTATTACCGAGTTTGGTGCGGATGATATTGAAGTGATCGAAGATGATCCAGAAGATTTGAAACCAAGAGCACCGGTAGTCACGGTGATGGGACATGTGGATCACGGGAAAACGTCACTCCTTGATTATGTTCGTAATGCGAGCGTTGCTGCCGGGGAATCTGGAGGTATCACGCAGCACATCGGAGCTTATAAAGTGGCACTTGACGGGGACCGGGTGGTTACGTTTCTGGATACACCAGGCCACGAAGCATTTACTGCCATGCGGGCTCGTGGTGCAAAAGTGACCGATGTTGTGATCCTTGTCGTTGCTGCCAATGATTCGGTGATGCCGCAAACGATTGAAGCAATCAATCATGCAAAAGCAGCTGGCGTTGCACTGATTATTGCAATCAATAAGATCGATCTGGAGCAGGCGGATGTGCAGCGGGTCATGAAAGAACTTGCCGACTACAATGTCCTTGTTGAGCAGTATGGTGGGAACGTTCAGTGTGCATATGTCTCAGCGAAGACGGGTGAGGGCATTGATGATCTTTTGGAAAAAGTGCTTCTTGAAGCGGACCTTCTGGAGTTGAAGGGGAACCCCAAGCGACACGCCCAAGGGATTGTGATAGAAAGTCGACTAGACCGTGGGCGGGGTAATATTGCAACGGTTCTTGTCCAAAACGGGACACTCAAAATTGGAGATCCGTTCGTGGCTGGTGTCTACGGTGGACGAGTTCGGGCGATGTTTGATGAGTGGGATAATCGGATCAAATCCGTGGGTCCAAGTGAGCCGGCATTGGTGCTTGGGCTTCCAGGCCAGCCGACAGTGGGGGATCAGTTAGCCGGCGTAGAAAATGAATCAGAAGCACGCGAGATTGCCCAAAGGCGTCAACAGATCTGGCGTGAGCAGAAAATGCGCCAGTATAAGCACGTGCGATTGGAAGACATTGGACGCCGAATGGCATTGGGAGACTTCAGTGAGCTGAATCTGATCATCAAGGCGGATGTAGGTGGATCCGTAGAAGCGATCAGCGATTCGTTGCACAAAATTTCGACGGATGAGGTAGCGGTAAGTATTATTCATGCGGGGGTAGGTGCGATTACCGAGAGCGATGTCATGTTGGCTTCGGCATCAGATGCCGTCATTATCGGATTTCAGGTTCGCCCTACTGCAGGTGCCCGAGCGGCGGCAGAGCGCGAAGAGATTGATATTCGCACATATTCGATCATCTATGATGCAATTGAGGATGTCCGGGATGCACTTGAGGGGCTGTTGACTCCGGAAGAAACAGAAAAGATCACTGGTGTTGCAGAAGTGCGGGAAGTATTCAAAGTCCCCAAGATCGGATCCGTTGCGGGTTGCTATATATCCGAAGGACGTATTCGCCGGAGCGATACGGTTCATGTGCTGCGGGAGAGTATTGTCATCTATAAAGGGCGACTTGCGTCCTTGCGTCGATTCAAGGAGGATGTACGAGAGGTGGTTTCCGGTTACGAATGTGGGATCGGGGTTGAGAATTACAATGACATTAAAATTGGTGACCAGATTGAGGCCTTTGAGATGGTCCAAACCAAGCGTACGCTTGATGTCTCCTAA
- the nadB gene encoding L-aspartate oxidase, whose protein sequence is MADRHQYDYLVLGSGIAGLWFSLGVADQGQVAIITKKETAESNTNYAQGGIAGVWDKNDSIESHIQDTIIAGAGLCDESVVRDVITEGPREIQALIDMGASFTKAEGQLHLAREAGHAHPRILHARDRTGREIERVLLEKIQAHPNITIFDYHYAVDLITEHHLGQHVTRLRPDVSCYGAYVLDERDETVYTFLARVTLLATGGSCAVYQHTTNPSIATGDGVAMAYRAKARVANMEFIQFHPTSLYQGKFHKGRAFLISEAVRGYGGILLNQSGEAFMERYDPRAELAPRDIVARAIDDQLKNRGEDYVYLDVSHLAESKTEEAFPHIVETCRKLGINPTSEPIPVVPAAHYQCGGVQTDTMARTSITGLLAIGEVAYTGLHGANRLASNSLLEAMVFSRRAVNIAPQIAARRNFNELVPDWNASGTGQQGEWVLISHNREELQRTMWNYVGIVRSDLRLARALRRTRLLYEEVEEFYDRTRISSRLCELRNLIAVAYLIIRSAQMRRESRGLHYTLDYPEQVTAERRASLV, encoded by the coding sequence ATGGCCGACCGACATCAATATGATTATCTCGTTTTAGGGAGTGGGATCGCGGGGTTATGGTTTTCATTGGGCGTTGCCGATCAAGGACAGGTCGCAATCATCACCAAGAAGGAGACTGCCGAATCCAACACGAATTATGCCCAGGGGGGAATCGCGGGGGTATGGGACAAGAATGACTCCATCGAAAGTCATATTCAAGATACAATCATTGCCGGTGCAGGCCTCTGTGACGAGAGCGTAGTCAGGGATGTGATTACCGAAGGTCCCCGTGAGATTCAGGCATTGATTGACATGGGGGCATCCTTCACCAAAGCGGAGGGGCAGTTGCATCTCGCTCGTGAGGCGGGCCATGCACATCCGAGAATTCTTCATGCCAGAGATCGGACCGGGCGGGAGATTGAACGTGTCCTCTTGGAAAAAATTCAGGCACATCCCAATATCACGATCTTCGATTATCACTATGCGGTGGATCTGATTACAGAGCATCATCTGGGACAACATGTGACAAGACTACGCCCGGATGTCAGTTGTTATGGTGCCTATGTGCTGGATGAGAGGGACGAGACCGTGTATACATTTCTGGCACGTGTGACCCTACTGGCGACTGGAGGATCGTGTGCGGTCTATCAGCATACGACGAATCCTTCCATTGCAACGGGAGATGGGGTTGCCATGGCCTATCGCGCAAAAGCACGGGTAGCCAATATGGAATTTATCCAGTTCCACCCCACGTCACTGTATCAGGGAAAATTCCACAAAGGGCGTGCGTTTCTGATCTCTGAGGCAGTCAGAGGATATGGCGGTATCTTGTTAAATCAGAGTGGCGAGGCATTTATGGAGCGTTATGATCCTCGGGCTGAGTTGGCACCGCGTGATATTGTTGCCCGTGCAATTGATGATCAGCTCAAGAACCGGGGAGAAGATTATGTGTATTTAGATGTATCACATCTTGCGGAATCCAAAACAGAGGAAGCATTCCCGCATATTGTAGAGACCTGCCGGAAGCTTGGCATCAATCCGACATCCGAACCCATTCCAGTTGTTCCTGCGGCGCATTATCAATGCGGTGGCGTGCAAACCGATACGATGGCCAGGACGAGTATTACAGGACTCTTGGCGATTGGAGAGGTCGCCTACACAGGTTTGCACGGAGCAAACCGGCTCGCAAGCAATTCTCTTCTGGAAGCCATGGTTTTTAGTCGAAGAGCGGTCAACATAGCTCCACAAATTGCAGCTCGGCGAAACTTCAATGAACTAGTGCCGGATTGGAACGCTTCCGGTACCGGACAGCAGGGAGAATGGGTGCTCATATCTCATAACCGAGAGGAACTGCAGCGGACCATGTGGAACTACGTGGGGATCGTCCGCTCTGATCTAAGGCTTGCTCGAGCACTACGCCGAACGCGGCTGCTTTATGAGGAGGTGGAGGAGTTTTACGATCGAACCCGCATCTCCAGTAGGCTCTGCGAACTGCGTAATCTCATCGCCGTCGCATATCTGATCATTCGCAGTGCACAGATGCGGCGGGAGAGCCGAGGGTTGCACTACACCCTAGACTACCCAGAGCAGGTTACCGCGGAGCGGCGGGCCAGTCTGGTCTGA
- a CDS encoding ribosome maturation factor RimP yields the protein MDTVGLEERVQTLVEGVLGGGAIFLVEFSVRGSKGSHAVNVFVESDEDLGVNQLVELSREIGFVLDVEDIMPGRYTLNVSTPDATRPLRLLRQYRKHIGRNLRVHYRKQEDAFTEVCGELLSVQESFIQIQNGKGAVKILHEDIQWAKVQLPW from the coding sequence ATGGATACGGTTGGACTTGAAGAACGTGTACAGACCCTTGTGGAAGGGGTGCTGGGAGGGGGTGCGATCTTTTTGGTCGAGTTTTCTGTACGTGGCAGTAAAGGATCCCATGCGGTGAATGTATTCGTTGAAAGTGACGAAGACCTTGGGGTGAACCAACTGGTTGAATTAAGCCGGGAGATTGGATTTGTTCTGGATGTGGAAGACATTATGCCTGGGCGCTATACATTGAATGTGTCCACGCCAGATGCCACCCGTCCCCTACGTCTACTCCGGCAGTATCGCAAACATATCGGTCGCAATCTGAGAGTTCACTACCGGAAGCAGGAAGATGCATTCACGGAGGTTTGTGGAGAACTTTTGTCTGTACAGGAGTCCTTCATTCAGATTCAAAATGGGAAGGGGGCTGTAAAGATTTTACACGAAGATATCCAATGGGCTAAAGTGCAATTACCCTGGTAA
- a CDS encoding peptide chain release factor 2, which yields MRSEAIFDVAKRSERVQALNEKRLLPDYWDDAEAAQANERAIASENEWLQAYKIVREHAEDVSVLIELSEEESEDLGEEIEASCNALQQLIESLELRSMLSGEDDHRNAILTINPGAGGTESQDWAEMLLRMYTRYAERQGFKVSILGHQAGEVAGIKSASLSVQGEFAYGYLKAESGVHRLVRISPFDSNSRRHTSFASVFVYPEIDETIEIDLRAADIELQTFRSGGKGGQNVNKLDTGVRLIWTGALSNGEEVRVAAECTEERSQLQNRERAMTMLKSRVYRLEQAIQEEEKNKREAQKKRIDFGSQIRSYVFQPYTMVNDHRTELKITDVQSVMDGDLHAFIKAYLLQ from the coding sequence ATGCGCTCGGAGGCTATCTTTGACGTTGCAAAGCGATCAGAACGAGTCCAGGCGCTGAATGAGAAACGCCTACTGCCGGATTACTGGGATGATGCCGAAGCAGCACAGGCGAACGAGCGTGCAATCGCATCTGAGAATGAGTGGCTGCAGGCATACAAGATCGTACGTGAGCATGCCGAGGATGTATCGGTTCTGATTGAGCTTTCCGAAGAAGAATCAGAAGATTTAGGGGAGGAAATTGAAGCAAGCTGTAACGCATTGCAGCAATTGATTGAATCCCTTGAGTTGCGTAGCATGCTTTCCGGAGAGGATGACCATCGCAATGCCATTCTGACGATTAATCCCGGTGCCGGTGGGACCGAAAGTCAGGATTGGGCCGAGATGCTGCTGCGGATGTACACACGCTATGCAGAACGGCAGGGTTTCAAGGTTTCGATTCTCGGCCACCAGGCGGGGGAAGTTGCTGGTATCAAGAGCGCCTCTCTGAGTGTTCAGGGAGAGTTTGCCTATGGCTATCTCAAAGCTGAATCCGGTGTGCATCGGCTGGTGCGTATTTCTCCGTTCGACTCTAATTCGCGTCGACACACCTCGTTTGCAAGTGTATTTGTGTACCCGGAGATTGACGAAACCATAGAGATTGACCTGCGGGCCGCGGATATTGAGTTGCAGACCTTCCGCTCAGGAGGAAAGGGCGGACAAAATGTAAACAAGCTTGATACCGGTGTGCGGTTGATCTGGACGGGGGCACTCTCAAATGGAGAAGAGGTTCGTGTTGCCGCAGAGTGTACCGAGGAACGCAGCCAGTTGCAGAACCGGGAACGAGCCATGACCATGCTCAAGAGCCGCGTTTACCGTTTAGAGCAGGCAATTCAGGAAGAAGAGAAGAATAAGCGTGAAGCCCAAAAGAAACGGATTGACTTTGGGAGTCAGATCCGATCCTATGTATTCCAGCCGTACACAATGGTCAATGATCATCGGACGGAGCTCAAGATCACTGATGTTCAGTCTGTTATGGATGGAGATCTGCATGCATTTATTAAAGCCTATCTGCTGCAATAA
- the nusA gene encoding transcription termination/antitermination protein NusA, which translates to MHSRDLVSSFAEIAREKDIDRDTLQLIVEDVIRAMIRTRFGSDEAFEIILNPDHGDIQVLHIREVVEDYDLSDPVTQIELRDAIKIEDDFEVEDEVAEEISIAEFGRRAVQTARYTFRNRIRDIEKENVYAVYSDLIGELVVGEIYQIRRREILVLHNRVELVMPREEQIPRDRYRKGDMLRAVVKEVRRDAGSNPKVIISRTAPQLMERLFELEVPEIDEGIVEIRSIQREPGDRAKVAVISHDDRIDPVGACVGLKGNRIHAVVRELSNENIDVMEWTDDLYLLIKRALSPSNPVSVVINDTLVPPKAKVVVKADEVSQAIGKGGINIRLASRMTGIELDIFREIPADEEDVEIGEFADEFSKEIIDKLREIGCDSAKAVLQLSVDELVRRSDLDLEVATRIMESMKAEFDDEEGQELEEEYEL; encoded by the coding sequence ATGCACAGCAGAGATCTTGTTTCGTCATTCGCCGAGATTGCCCGGGAGAAAGATATAGACCGGGATACACTCCAGTTAATCGTGGAGGATGTCATACGGGCCATGATCCGGACGCGGTTCGGTTCGGATGAGGCATTTGAAATTATTCTAAATCCAGATCACGGAGATATACAGGTTCTGCACATCCGGGAAGTGGTTGAAGACTATGATCTGTCCGACCCAGTGACACAGATCGAGCTCAGGGATGCCATCAAGATCGAAGATGATTTTGAGGTCGAAGATGAGGTTGCCGAAGAAATATCTATTGCTGAATTTGGCCGGCGTGCAGTACAGACGGCCCGCTACACATTCCGCAACCGTATCCGGGACATTGAGAAAGAAAATGTCTATGCAGTGTACTCAGACCTTATCGGCGAATTGGTCGTCGGTGAGATCTATCAGATACGGCGGCGGGAAATTCTGGTCCTGCATAACAGGGTTGAGTTGGTGATGCCCCGGGAAGAGCAGATTCCGCGTGATCGCTATCGGAAAGGGGATATGCTGCGTGCAGTGGTAAAGGAGGTACGTAGAGATGCGGGAAGCAACCCAAAAGTAATTATCAGTCGGACCGCGCCGCAACTGATGGAGCGTCTCTTTGAGTTGGAGGTGCCGGAGATTGATGAAGGGATTGTTGAGATAAGGTCCATCCAACGTGAGCCAGGGGATCGGGCAAAAGTGGCGGTCATCAGCCATGATGATCGAATTGATCCTGTCGGAGCTTGTGTAGGACTCAAAGGCAACCGCATCCATGCAGTGGTACGGGAGCTCAGCAATGAAAATATTGATGTCATGGAGTGGACAGATGACCTGTATTTGCTAATCAAGCGAGCACTTTCCCCGTCCAATCCGGTGTCTGTCGTCATCAATGATACGTTGGTTCCACCCAAGGCCAAAGTAGTTGTTAAGGCGGATGAGGTGAGCCAGGCTATCGGTAAAGGCGGGATCAATATCCGTCTTGCATCGCGGATGACCGGGATTGAGTTGGATATCTTCCGGGAGATTCCGGCGGACGAGGAAGATGTTGAGATTGGTGAATTTGCAGATGAATTCAGCAAGGAAATCATTGATAAGCTTCGCGAGATTGGATGTGATTCCGCTAAAGCAGTTCTGCAGCTCTCCGTGGATGAGCTCGTTCGCAGGAGTGACCTTGATCTTGAGGTGGCAACGCGCATCATGGAATCAATGAAGGCCGAATTCGATGATGAAGAAGGGCAGGAGCTAGAGGAAGAATACGAATTATAG
- a CDS encoding pyridoxal phosphate-dependent aminotransferase: MSLLAPHIQSIPPSGIRRFFDIAASMEGVISLGIGEPDFVSPRPIMDAAVASMAAGKTGYTSNAGLIELREAIAEHLYDLYGYQVEPDQILITVGASEAMQLAMLSLLSPGDEVLIPEPCFVSYGPVARFAHGRVVYVPTRAETNFEVTAEDISSRITSRTRMIFIGYPNNPTGAILRRETLEKIAAIAEAHNLVLVSDEIYDQLIYGDAKRIGHASAWSVESLRERSVILGGFSKAYAMTGWRLGYAIAPASIYEGLYKVHQYMIMSAPTVAQYGALAAIRDCASEVERMRQAYDGRRRVIVDGLRAAGLPTFEPEGAFYCFPDIRETGLTSEEFAENLIHEESVAVVPGDAFGPSGAGFVRCSYATADDKVAEATCRINRFVQKCKNGR, encoded by the coding sequence ATGTCATTACTCGCTCCACATATTCAGTCCATTCCCCCGAGCGGTATCCGCCGTTTTTTTGATATTGCAGCTTCCATGGAGGGTGTGATTTCATTGGGGATCGGGGAGCCGGATTTTGTGAGCCCACGCCCCATTATGGATGCAGCGGTCGCGTCAATGGCGGCGGGAAAGACAGGGTACACTTCGAATGCCGGTCTAATTGAACTGCGAGAGGCCATTGCAGAACACCTGTACGATCTATATGGATATCAGGTAGAGCCAGATCAAATTCTGATCACCGTTGGCGCCAGCGAAGCAATGCAATTGGCGATGCTATCACTACTGAGCCCTGGGGATGAAGTCCTAATTCCGGAACCATGCTTTGTGTCCTATGGCCCGGTGGCCCGGTTTGCTCATGGTAGGGTGGTCTATGTCCCGACGCGTGCAGAAACAAATTTTGAAGTGACGGCAGAAGATATCTCCAGTAGAATCACCTCCCGGACCCGGATGATTTTTATTGGCTATCCGAATAACCCGACAGGTGCGATCCTGAGACGGGAAACCCTCGAGAAAATTGCTGCCATTGCAGAGGCCCATAACCTCGTCTTGGTCTCAGATGAGATCTATGATCAACTTATCTATGGAGATGCGAAGCGGATAGGGCATGCCAGTGCTTGGTCAGTTGAGTCCTTGCGCGAGCGCAGTGTAATTCTGGGGGGATTCTCGAAAGCTTACGCCATGACTGGATGGAGGCTTGGTTACGCGATTGCTCCTGCTTCAATCTACGAGGGGCTCTATAAGGTCCATCAGTATATGATCATGAGTGCTCCGACCGTTGCCCAATACGGGGCCTTGGCGGCAATCCGGGACTGTGCTTCGGAGGTTGAGCGTATGCGGCAGGCATATGATGGCCGTAGACGTGTGATTGTAGATGGTTTGCGGGCAGCAGGACTCCCCACTTTTGAGCCAGAAGGGGCATTTTATTGTTTCCCGGATATCCGGGAAACAGGGCTGACTTCGGAGGAGTTTGCAGAAAATTTGATTCACGAAGAATCAGTTGCCGTGGTGCCAGGAGATGCTTTTGGGCCCAGTGGGGCAGGGTTCGTACGCTGCTCCTATGCGACTGCGGATGACAAGGTTGCCGAGGCTACTTGCCGGATCAATCGATTTGTTCAGAAGTGCAAGAATGGCCGATGA